The genomic stretch AGTGCAGGCTTGAACGCGCCGAAGCCCTGTCCGCCAAAATCCCTTAGTACGGATTCGACCGAACCGTCCGTCAGCGCGGCATAGATGGTGACCAGGTTCAGCGCCTCGGGCCGGTCGGCAAGCCCGGCTTCCTCGCCCGGCAGGGGCTCGGGGTCGGTCTTCGCCTTCTTGATCTTCTTCATCACCGTGTCGGGGTCGTCGACCAGTTCGATCCGGCTCATGTCCGAAGGATCGGACTTGCTCATCTTCTTCGACCCGTCGCGCAGGCTCATGATGCGCGCCGCGGCAGGCGGGATGTAGGGCTCGGGCAGGGTGAAGACGGGCGCGTCCTCGGTCGCGAAGTCGTTGTTGAACTTCTGCGCGATGTCGCGCGCCAGTTCGAGATGCTGTTTCTGGTCTTCGCCCACGGGAACGTGCGTCGCCTGGTACAACAGCACGTCGGCGGCCTGCAGCACGGGATAGGTGAACAGCGCGACGCTGGCACCTTCGCGGTTCTTGCCGCTCTTGTCCTTGAACTGCGTCATGCGGTTGAGCCAGCCCATCCGCGCCGTGCCGTTGAGCAGCCACTGCAACTCGGGATGCGCGGGAACCTGGGCCTGGTTGAAGAGGACCGAGCGCGACGGATCGATGCCGCACGCGACCAGCGCAGCGGCCATTTCAAGCGTCGCCCGGCGCAGTTCGGCCGGATCGTGCGGCATGGAAATCGCGTGAAGGTCGGCAAGGAAGAACAGGCACTCGCTGCCCTCTTCCATTTCGTCCTGCATGCGCACCCAGTTGCGGATCGCCCCGAGGTAATTGCCCAGGTGGAGGTTGCCCGTTGGCTGGATGCCGGAAACTACACGCATGAAACCTACGCTTCTTTCTTTCTGGTGAGGGCAGCGATGCGCTGCCTGTCGATGGCGCCCACGGCATAAGCCACGCCGAAATAGACCACTGCCGAACAACCGACCAGCACGAGCAATGCGCCGATGCGCTCGAAGAAGCCGGCAGAGTACCAGCCGGTTAGCAAATCACGGGCGAACCACAAGGCTGCGCCCATTGCTGCCGCAGCCACGAATTGCCGCAGCAGGCGGGCGAAGAGGCTGAGCGGCATGGTGTAATATCCGCGCTTTGCCAGCACGGCATAGAGATAGCCGACGTTGATCCATGCGCCGATGACACTGGCGGCGGCGATGCCCGGCACGCCGTAACCCAGCGGCTCGATCGCAAAGCCCGGCAGGGTAAGGCCGACGTTCCAGATGCAGCTGATCACGAAGACGACCAGCGAAATGAACGCGGCATAGACCGGCGTGCGTGTATCGGACCGGGCATAGAAATTGGGCACCAGCACCTTCACCAGCACATAGGCGGGCAGGCCGAGGACCAGCACGCCGAGCACTGCGCCCGCCGCATTGGCATCTTCCAATGTGAAGCGGCCACCCTGGAAAAGCATGGTGATGAAAGGTGTCGCACAGATGGCGAGGGCAACTGCCGCAGGGATCGTCAGCAGCATCGACAGCTCGATGGCGTCGGACTGGATGCGATCCGCGCCCTCCTTGTTCTTGCCGCCGACGAACCTCGAAAGTGTGGGCAGGATCGCGGTCGACAGGGCGATGCCGATGATGCCCAGCGGCAGCTGGTTCAACCGGTCGGCATAGTTCATGTGACTGACCGAACCGGTCGCCAGCTGGTTGAGGAAATAGAGCTGGACCAGCGTGTTGATCTGGTAGGCTCCGCCGCCGATGGCAGCAGGTAGCGCGATGATCGACAGCCGTTTTACCTCTGGCGTGATGCGCGGCCACAGGATGCGCGGCCGGAATCCTTCGACGCGGGTCCAGATGTAGAGCCACGCAAGCTGCAGCAAGCCCGCGATCGGTACTGCCCATGCAATCGCATAACCGACGTCCTCAACGCTCCACCCGAATGCATCGGCGGCATATTCGCTGCCGAGCAGCGCCGATATCAGCACAAGATTGAGGATGATGGGGAAGCTGGCGCCCGGCGCGAACCGGCTGACCGAATTGAGCATCCCGGTGAACAGGGTCACCAGGCTGATCAGCAGGATGTAGGGGAACATGATCCGCGCAAACGCCACGGAAATGTCGAACTCCACCGGATCGACCGGCTTGTCGGACAAGAGATATATGACCCACGGCATTGCCAGCATCATCACCGCGCACAGGGCGATGAGGACCGGCAGGAATACGCTCAGCACATCGTCGGAGAAGCTGCGCGCATCGTCCAGCCCGCCATCGCCATGCAGGCGCTTGGAGAACATCGGCACGAAGGCGGCCGAAAAGGCGCCTTCCGCAAACAGGCGGCGGAAGACATTGGGAATGATGAACGCCTGGAACCACGCGTCGGTCACCGCATTGGCGCCGAGCACGCGGCTGAAGATCATCTCGCGCGCCATGCCGGCGACGCGGCTCACCATCGTCAGCGAGCCGATCGTCCCGACATGCTTGAGCAGGCTCATCGGCGCTGCCCCCGGATCATGCTGATCAGGCTTCGCCGGCCGGGGGCGTGTCGCCCGCGCCTTCGGCAGCTTCGCCTTCGCGCTTCGCCTGCAGCTGCTGCAGGTAAAGGCCGTTGAAGTCGATCGGGTCGAGCATCATCGGCGGGAAACCGGCATCGCGAACCGCATCTGCCAGCACACGGCGGGCGAAGGGGAACAGCAGGCGCGGAGCTTCTGCGTAAAGGAAGGCGTGCGTCTGGTCTTCACCGAGGTTACGAACACCGACAAGGCCGCAATAGACCAGTTCGACGAGGTAGGACTTGCCCTGGCTGGTCGCTGCGTCGAGATTGATCTTCAGTTCGACTTCGTGAACTTCGTTGTTCACCTGCACGGCGCCGATGTTGAACTGCACGTCGATCTGCGGCTGCTCGGTCCACTGGAAGCAGGTCGGAGCGTTCGGGTTCTCGACCGACATGTCCTTCACATACTGCGTGATGATGCCTGCGCTCGGCGTGGTGTCGGCGCCGTTTGCGGCTGCAGGGTCGAGGTTGAGATCGGTGAGAACGTCGCCTTCTTCGGCCATGATAATTGTCTTTCTCTCGTGAATTACGCTAGTGTCCGCAGTGTGGACGGATTGGTCGCGCGCCTAGCACTGCAACAGCGACCTCGCAACACGGCTGCGAATGTGAAGCGGCCTTGTTGCCCGATTTAACTACCCTGCGCTCCGATTTGCCGCGTCGGGGGTTTGTCCATTTGAATTTAGCCCCTATTTAAGGCACGGAGGGGCATCACAGGTGCGGCACGATGTCGCGCCGCACGACCGGGTAAGAATTAGTGATACTTGAAATCATCATCCTCGCCATGATCGCGGCCTTTCTGGGGCTGAGGCTCTATTCTGTGCTGGGCCAGCGGGCCGAGCACGAGGAAGAGGTGATTCCCAGCCGTTTCGACGCCGGTGACAAGGCCGTGCCGCCCGCTGCCGCGCCCGCAGAAGCGCAGGCCCAGGCACGCGCTCGCATGCCGCGCCTCGAAGGTGCGCTGCCCGCGGTGGAACGCGGTGTTCGCGAAATCGCATCGGTCGATCCCCGGTTCGACATCATCAATTTCATCGATGGCGCCAAAGGTGCCTATGGCATGGTCCTCGAAGCATTCTGGAGCGGCGACAAGGCGACGCTGAAGGAACTGTGCGACGACGACGTCTATGCCAGTTTCAGCGCCGCGATCGACGAACGCGAAGCTGCCGGATACACGCTCGACAACAAGCTCATCCGGATCGAGGAAACGCGGATCCATTCCGCCAGCCTCGATGGCCGCATGGCCCGCGTGGCCGTGCTGTTCGTCGCCGACGTTGCCGCGGTGACGCGCGACAAGGACGGCAATGTCGTCGCCGGTTCGCTCGACGATGCGATCGAAAGCCGCGACATCTGGACATTCTCGCGCAATGTCGATTCTGCCGGTCCAGACTGGGTGCTGGACGAAACCGACGAAGGCTGATCCAGCCTGGCTGATCACTGGTAAGGGAAGGGGAGCGGATGATGCGGCACTGGCCTGGCAAGGGGCTGGCGCTAGCCGCTCTGATCGCGCTTTCCGGTTGCGTACGGCTGGTGCCCGAAAGCACACCGCCACAGACCGCGACGCCGACACAGCCCGCCGTAACGACCGTCAGCAGTGCCAGCTTTGCCGGCATAACCCATGGTCCGAGCGTCGGCGCGCTCGCGCTGTCGCCGGGCGATGCCGGGACCGCGCTCGCCAGCTTCCTCGATTCATGCCCTAAACTGCTGGCTCGCAGCGACCAGAGCGGCCTGACCAATGGCGGCGACTGGAAACCTGCCTGCGATGCCGCGAGATCATGGCCAGTGGGCGATGCGCCCCGCTTCTTCCTGCAGCATTTCGAAACCGCCCGCATCGGTTCTGGCGAGGCATTCGCGACCGGCTATTTCGAGCCGGAGATCAAGGGCTGCCGCATCCGCCAGCCGGGCTGCGAAACGCCGGTCTATGGCATGCCGCCCGAATTGATCAGGGCATGGCACGATGACATTCCCATGGCCGAAAGGACCGGACGCGCGCCGCTCGGCCGTTACGACGCCTCGGGCGGGTTCGTCCCCTATTACGAGCGGGCCGAGATAGAGGATGGCGCATTGGCAGGGCGCGGGCTCGAAATTGCCTACGCCGCCGATCCGGTCGAGCTGTTCTTCCTCCAGATCCAGGGCTCGGGTCGGCTGATCACGCCGCAGGGCGAAGTCATCCGCATCGGCTATGCCGGTCAGAATGGCCGCGAATACGTCGGCATCGGCGGGGTCATGCGCGAACGCGGCCTGCTGGGCGACGGACCCGGCCAGTACTCCGGATCGATGCAGGGAATCATGGCCTATATCCGTGAAAATCCGGTCGAAGGGCGCGAGCTCATGCGGCTCAACAAGAGCTGGATCTTCTTCCGAGAACTGAAGGGCGATGGTCCGCTCGGCGCGCTGGGCGTGCCGGTCAGGCGGGAAAGCTCGGTCGCTGCAGATCCGCGTTTCGTGCCGCTGGGTGCACCCGTTTGGCTGCAGATGGACCGGCAGGAGGCAAACGGCCTCTGGATCGCGCAGGATACCGGAGGCGCCATCAAAGGCGCGAACCGTTTCGACACCTTCTGGGGCGCAGGCGAGGATGCGCGGCGGATCGCTGGCGGCATGAGCGCACGGGGCAATGCGCTTGTTCTGTTGCCAAAGGGTACGGTGGCCCGCCTCCAGTCCACGCGATGAGCGTCCCTCGGGGCCTCAGCGATGAAGAATCGGTTGCGTGGGCGAAGCTCGCCGCGACTGTCACGCCGCTTCCCGGAACCAAGCCGGTTCGCAAGCACGTAATCCCGTCGCCGCCACCCGCGGTACCCAAAACCCCCGCCGCGAAGCCTGCAAAAGGCCCGCTCAAGCCACAGGCACCGCGCAAGGTCCCGCTGCCACCACCGGCGCCGCCGATCCAGGCGGGCGGTCTCGACGGGCACTGGGACAGGCGGATCAAGGGCGGGGCGGTGCAACCCGATTTCACGCTCGACCTGCATGGGCATACGCTCGACCAGGCATATGACCGCCTGATGTCCGGCCTTGACCAGGCGCGGGCAATGGATGCGCGCGTCGTGTTGCTGATCACCGGACGCTCGCGGCCCGTCGATCCTGCCGATCGGGCGGAGCGCCGCGGGGCGATCCGTGCCAAGATTCTCGACTGGCTTGCGGCGAGCAGGCACGCGGATGCGATCGCCGCAATCCGCCGCGCCCATATCCGCCACGGCGGCGAAGGCGCGCTTTACTTGATGCTCAAGCGGCGGCGCTAGGCGCGGCACCATCGCGCCGCCGCCAGACCAGGCTGCGCAGCCCCATCAGCAAGACGCCCATCGCCATGAAGAATGCTGCGAGGCCGACGATATTGGCGATCAGCTGCGGCCATCCGAGCACCGATTTGTCGATGAAGAAATAGGCGTAGAAGCCGGACAATTCGCCATATCCCAGGGCAAAAACGGTGTAGAGCACCGGCGCTATCATCACGAACGGCACCCGCCGCGGCTGGAAGCCGTCCTTGCGAGTTACCACCATCCACCAGCCGATAACCGATGCCGGTATCAGCGTGTGGAATGACAGGTTGGTCCACCAGTCGAGGCCCACCGGATGGTGATCTGCCGCCAGAAGCGCGTGATAGACCAGCGCCACAACGCTCAGCGCCGTGGCGAGCGCCAACAGCACACGCCGGTCGACGCCCCTTCCGGTCGCGACCCAGGCCATGATCGCTCCCGCGGAAAAATTGCTCCAGATCGTAAAGAAGCGGAACAGCATGACGAATGCCGTCAATGGCGAGCCGTCATTGATCGAAACCTGAACCGCGAAGGTCGCTGCAGCGAGGATAGCGATCAGGCCTGCGACCATGCGGGCGGGGAAGGAGAAAGCGGTGCTCATGCACGCGCCATAACGCGCGCGGTGATGCGCGGATAGCCGCTTATGCCGGCCAGCCGAACGTCCACACGTTCATCAAGCGTCCCGGCAGGAGGAATGCGACAAGCCCGGGGATCATCAATGCGCCCAGGTACATGCCGACGATCTGCTTGCGATGCTCGGCGATGCGACCCAGCCGGGCGTAGCGCACGGTCTGCCACGCGCCGATCAGGGTGAGGGGCACGAAGACATGGATGAAACTGAAGGAGCCGCTCGTCCGGATGAAGATCGCGGAAAGCGCGGTGACGACCATCATCGCGATCCATAACTTGCCCAACTGCTTGTGGAGGGCAGTCCCTTTCCGGCTCAGCAGCAGGTAGCCGCCCAGCGGAATGGCCGGGATAACCGAGACGACATGAAGGACGATGGCGGCGCTGCGGATATTGGGATGGGCAGGCGCGATCCCCAGCATGGCGCGCAGGATCGCATAAAGCGCCATTGCCGTGAGAATGGTCGATGCAGCGAGGACGATGCCGCGCATGGCGGGCGAAAGGTCGAAGCCCTTGGCTGGCGGATTGGATGGCGAAAGCATGGTGGCGAGAATTGTCATTGCAAAACCTCAGGTGGATCGGTTGTCTGCGCCGATCCTTGCCGCCCGCCATGGTCCCCGCAATCCGGCTTTCGCGAACCGGCTGGTTACTGCGTGAAAGGCGCGGAAACAGGGCCTTCTGCCACTTTACGAAGCGCGAATGGGCGCTAGTTTCGCGCGCAATGAACGCTGCATACCCATCCGGGCGCAAAGCGCTGCTGCGCAAGCTGCTGGTCGATTTCGCGATCATGGCGGTGATCGGGGTCGTGCTGGCCCTGATCGGTCCGCTCGGGACATTCCGTGAGCCGATCGGCCTGCGCCTCATCGCATGGGTGCTGTTCTGCTTCATCGGATACGCGCTCTACTCCCCGATCGACACGCTGGCGCAGCGCCTGGCTCCGGCGCTCGACCTGCCCGTATCGGCCCTGCGGCTGGCCGGGGTTCTGCTGTCGTCCATCCCGATGGCGGTGGTCGTCTGGGTGCTGCCGCGCTTTCCCGGCAACATCGATTGGCCTGGCGCCGACAAGGCGATCGAGCACTATCTCTACGTGGTCGTGATTGGCGGGATGATCACTTTCATCACGACCCTGATGTCCCCACCAGCAACCGAAGAAGCGGGGGCATCAGAAGCCGGCGCTCCGACCGCGGCCATGCGACGAAAGGCGCAATTCCTCGAGCGTCTGCCGCCAGCGCTGGGTTCCGACCTCATCGCCCTGGAAATGGAGGACCATTACGTGCGGGCGCATACCCCGCTCGGATCGGAGCTGATCCTGATGCGGATGCGCGATGCCGTGGCGGAACTCGGCGGGATCGAAGGCATGCAGGTCCACCGCAGCTGGTGGGTCGCGCGCGGCGCGGTGGAGGACGTCGAACGCGAAGGGCGCAATGTGCGGCTCGTGCTCGGCAACGGCATCACGGCACCGGTCAGCCGCGCCAAAGTCGCCGTGCTGAAAGACGCCGGCTGGATCTGAGCGCGAAACGAAAAAGCCGGCCACCCATGGAAGGTGACCGGCTCTTTTCATTCGATCATTGTCGGGGCCTCAATGGCCTCAGGCAGATCAGTGATATTTCGCCATCTTCAGGTCGAAGCGGTCGGCATCCATCACCTTGGTCCATGCCTTGACGAAGTCGCTTGCGAACTTCGCTTCATTGCCATTGGCGGCATAGACTTCTGACAGGGCACGCAGCTGGCTGTTCGAACCGAACACGAGATCGGTGCGGGTCGCACGCCACTTTTCCTCGCCCGACTTGCGGTCGGTACCGACAAATTCCTCGTCGCCGCTCTTGTCGACGGTGCGCCATTTGGTGCCCATGTCGAGCAGGTTGACGAAGAAGTCGTTGCTGAGCACGCCCGGCCGGTCGGTCAGGACACCGATCGAATTGCCGTGGTCGGCATGCTTGCTGACCGCACCCAGTGCGCGCAGGCCGCCGAGAAGCACGGTCATCTCCGGCACCGACAGGCCGAGCAGGTTGGCCCGGTCGATCAGCATGTCCTCGGTCTTCACCGTGGCTTTGGTCTTGAGGTAGTTGCGGAACCCGTCGGCGAACGGTTCCAGCGGCTCCCAGCTTTCAGCGTCGAAGTCTTCGCGGCGGGCGTCGCCGCGACCGGTGGAGACAGTGACGCTGAGGTCAAAGCCGCCGTCCTTCGCAGCCTTTTCGACCGCAGCCGCGCCTGCCAGCACGATCGCATCGGCCATCGAGATGTCGCCGCGAAGTTCGTCGAGCTTGGCCAGGACCTTGCCCAGTTCCTCGGGGTCGTTGACCGCCCAGTTCCTGATCTCGTCGAAGCGGATGTGTGCGCCGTTGGCACCGCCGCGATGGTCCGAATTGCGATAGGTCGAGGCCGAGGCCCAGGCCGCCTTGACCAGTTCCGAAACCGACAGGCCGCTGCCCATCACCTTCGCCTTGAAGTCCGCAACCGCGCTATCCGACGGCTTGGTTCCGGCCGGTACCGGATCCTGCCAGATCAGGTCTTCGGACGGAACTTCGGGGCCGAGATAGCGAGCCTTGGGCCCCATGTCGCGGTGGGTCAGCTTGAACCATGCGCGGGCAAAGGCATCCTTGAACGCTTCGTGGTCGTTGCGGAAGCGTTCGGAAATCTTGCGATATTCCGGATCGCGCTTCAGCTGCATGTCCGCGGTGGTCATCATCGTTGGCACCTTCTTGGAAGGATCGCGGGCGTCGGGCGCCATGTCCTCTTCCTTCGGGTTGATCGGCTGCCACTGGTTGGCACCGGCCGGCGACTGGACCAGCTCGTAATCGTAGTCGAGCAGCAGGCGGAAGTAGTTTTCCGTCCATTTGTCCGGCGTGTTGGTCCACGCACCTTCGATACCCGAAGTGGTGATGTGGCCTTCGCCGATCTGGTCGGCATCTGTTGCCCAGCCAAAGCCCATCAGTTCCAGCGCTTCGCTTTCGGGCGATCCGCTGAGCTGATCCGCGGGCACGGCACCGTGGGCCTTGCCGAAGGTGTGGCCGCCTGCAGTCAGGGCGACGGTTTCCTCGTCGTTCATAGCCATGCGGGCAAAGGTTTCGCGCATGTCGCGAGCCATGCCTTCATCGTCGTGCGGGTTGCCGCCCGGACCTTCCGGATTGACGTAGATGAGGCCCATCTGGATCGCTGCGAGCGGGGTTTCCAGCGCCTTGCCTTCATCCGGGATGATGCGCGTTTCGGCGCCCTGGTCGACCCACAGGTCTTCGGTGCCCCAGTAAACCGTTTCCGGCTCGTACACGTCCTTGCGGCCGCCGCCGAAGCCGAAGGTCGGGCCGCCCATGCTTTCGATCGCGACATTGCCGGTCAGCACGAACAGGTCGGCCCAGCTGATGTGGTTGCCGTATTTCTGCTTGATCGGCCACAGCAGGCGGCGTGCCTTGTCGAGGTTGCCGTTGTCCGGCCAGCTGTTGAGGGGGGCGAAGCGCTGTTGGCCGCTGCCTGCACCGCCGCGACCGTCGCTGGTGCGATAGGTACCGGCGGCGTGCCAGGCCATGCGGATGAAGAAGGGGCCGTAATGGCCATAGTCTGCCGGCCACCATTCCTGGCTGTCGGTCATCAGCGCGGTCAGGTCTGCCTTCAGCGCGTCATAGTCGATCGCGTTGAACGCTTCGCAATAGTCGAAGTCTTCACCCAGCGGATCGACCGATTTGCCTTCCTGCGTGAGGATGGAGAGGTCGAGCGCATCGGGCCACCAGTCCTTGTTGGTGCGGCCGAACAGGGCACGCGTACCGCCGTCTCCGTGGAAGGGGCAGCCGCCGCTCATTTCACCTGTCTTTGCGTCCATCGGGATATTCTCCTCTCTCCAAAAGGGGGGACTCGGGTAATTTCCGAGCCTTACCCGTCGAGGATGGGCCTCGACCGGTAAACTGTCCAATCGATTAATTCCTATTGATTGATTTATTGATCCGATTGGAAGGGGAGTCATTGTCCCATGTCAAAACCGCCGCCTCCCGGGGTGGGAGACGGCGGTCTTGAAGCCATTAAGCGCTGCGGGCCGTCAGGCGGCGGCTGCGATCTCTTCCACCGGTTCGGTACGGATCAGATAGTCGAAGGCAGACAGGCCGGCCTTCGAACCTTCGCCCATTGCGACAACGATCTGCTTGTAGGGGACGGTGGTCACGTCGCCTGCGCCGAAGATGCCGGGCAAGTTGGTGCGGCCTTCCTCATCGGTCACGATCTCGCCGTGCTTCGACAGTTCCAGACCGCTTTCGGCCAGCCATTCGGTGTTGGGGACAAGACCGATCTGGACGAACACGCCTTCGAGCTCGATCCGCCGCTCTTCACCCGACTTGCGGTTCTTGACGATCATGCCGTCGACCTTGCCATTGTTGCCGGTGATCTCGGTCGTCTGGCCGCTGGTGACGATTTCGACATTGGGCATGCTGCGCAGCTTGGCCTGCAGGACCTCGTCCGCGCGCAGCTTCTCGTCGAATTCGACCAGGGTGACGTGGCCCACGATCTTGGCAAGGTCGATCGCCGCTTCCACGCCTGAATTGCCTCCGCCGATCACCGCAATGCGCTTGCCCTTGAACAGCGGACCGTCGCAGTGCGGGCAATAGGCCACGCCCTTGTTGCGATATTCCGCTTCACCCGGGACGCCGAGGTTGCGCCAGCGCGCACCGGTCGACAGGATGAGCGAGCGTGCCTTCAGCGTCGCTCCATTGGCGAGCCTGACCTGGTGGAGGCCGCCTTCCTTCGTGGCAGGGACCAGTTCGACCGCGCGG from Altererythrobacter epoxidivorans encodes the following:
- the trpS gene encoding tryptophan--tRNA ligase; its protein translation is MRVVSGIQPTGNLHLGNYLGAIRNWVRMQDEMEEGSECLFFLADLHAISMPHDPAELRRATLEMAAALVACGIDPSRSVLFNQAQVPAHPELQWLLNGTARMGWLNRMTQFKDKSGKNREGASVALFTYPVLQAADVLLYQATHVPVGEDQKQHLELARDIAQKFNNDFATEDAPVFTLPEPYIPPAAARIMSLRDGSKKMSKSDPSDMSRIELVDDPDTVMKKIKKAKTDPEPLPGEEAGLADRPEALNLVTIYAALTDGSVESVLRDFGGQGFGAFKPALGEVLVETLRPISSRFAELLDDRESLDAILARGAAKAREMGGPTLDATYKALGLVRG
- the murJ gene encoding murein biosynthesis integral membrane protein MurJ — its product is MSLLKHVGTIGSLTMVSRVAGMAREMIFSRVLGANAVTDAWFQAFIIPNVFRRLFAEGAFSAAFVPMFSKRLHGDGGLDDARSFSDDVLSVFLPVLIALCAVMMLAMPWVIYLLSDKPVDPVEFDISVAFARIMFPYILLISLVTLFTGMLNSVSRFAPGASFPIILNLVLISALLGSEYAADAFGWSVEDVGYAIAWAVPIAGLLQLAWLYIWTRVEGFRPRILWPRITPEVKRLSIIALPAAIGGGAYQINTLVQLYFLNQLATGSVSHMNYADRLNQLPLGIIGIALSTAILPTLSRFVGGKNKEGADRIQSDAIELSMLLTIPAAVALAICATPFITMLFQGGRFTLEDANAAGAVLGVLVLGLPAYVLVKVLVPNFYARSDTRTPVYAAFISLVVFVISCIWNVGLTLPGFAIEPLGYGVPGIAAASVIGAWINVGYLYAVLAKRGYYTMPLSLFARLLRQFVAAAAMGAALWFARDLLTGWYSAGFFERIGALLVLVGCSAVVYFGVAYAVGAIDRQRIAALTRKKEA
- the secB gene encoding protein-export chaperone SecB: MAEEGDVLTDLNLDPAAANGADTTPSAGIITQYVKDMSVENPNAPTCFQWTEQPQIDVQFNIGAVQVNNEVHEVELKINLDAATSQGKSYLVELVYCGLVGVRNLGEDQTHAFLYAEAPRLLFPFARRVLADAVRDAGFPPMMLDPIDFNGLYLQQLQAKREGEAAEGAGDTPPAGEA
- a CDS encoding Tim44/TimA family putative adaptor protein; translation: MILEIIILAMIAAFLGLRLYSVLGQRAEHEEEVIPSRFDAGDKAVPPAAAPAEAQAQARARMPRLEGALPAVERGVREIASVDPRFDIINFIDGAKGAYGMVLEAFWSGDKATLKELCDDDVYASFSAAIDEREAAGYTLDNKLIRIEETRIHSASLDGRMARVAVLFVADVAAVTRDKDGNVVAGSLDDAIESRDIWTFSRNVDSAGPDWVLDETDEG
- a CDS encoding murein transglycosylase A: MRHWPGKGLALAALIALSGCVRLVPESTPPQTATPTQPAVTTVSSASFAGITHGPSVGALALSPGDAGTALASFLDSCPKLLARSDQSGLTNGGDWKPACDAARSWPVGDAPRFFLQHFETARIGSGEAFATGYFEPEIKGCRIRQPGCETPVYGMPPELIRAWHDDIPMAERTGRAPLGRYDASGGFVPYYERAEIEDGALAGRGLEIAYAADPVELFFLQIQGSGRLITPQGEVIRIGYAGQNGREYVGIGGVMRERGLLGDGPGQYSGSMQGIMAYIRENPVEGRELMRLNKSWIFFRELKGDGPLGALGVPVRRESSVAADPRFVPLGAPVWLQMDRQEANGLWIAQDTGGAIKGANRFDTFWGAGEDARRIAGGMSARGNALVLLPKGTVARLQSTR
- a CDS encoding Smr/MutS family protein gives rise to the protein MSVPRGLSDEESVAWAKLAATVTPLPGTKPVRKHVIPSPPPAVPKTPAAKPAKGPLKPQAPRKVPLPPPAPPIQAGGLDGHWDRRIKGGAVQPDFTLDLHGHTLDQAYDRLMSGLDQARAMDARVVLLITGRSRPVDPADRAERRGAIRAKILDWLAASRHADAIAAIRRAHIRHGGEGALYLMLKRRR
- a CDS encoding Pr6Pr family membrane protein, producing MSTAFSFPARMVAGLIAILAAATFAVQVSINDGSPLTAFVMLFRFFTIWSNFSAGAIMAWVATGRGVDRRVLLALATALSVVALVYHALLAADHHPVGLDWWTNLSFHTLIPASVIGWWMVVTRKDGFQPRRVPFVMIAPVLYTVFALGYGELSGFYAYFFIDKSVLGWPQLIANIVGLAAFFMAMGVLLMGLRSLVWRRRDGAAPSAAA
- a CDS encoding DUF2306 domain-containing protein — protein: MTILATMLSPSNPPAKGFDLSPAMRGIVLAASTILTAMALYAILRAMLGIAPAHPNIRSAAIVLHVVSVIPAIPLGGYLLLSRKGTALHKQLGKLWIAMMVVTALSAIFIRTSGSFSFIHVFVPLTLIGAWQTVRYARLGRIAEHRKQIVGMYLGALMIPGLVAFLLPGRLMNVWTFGWPA
- a CDS encoding LytTR family DNA-binding domain-containing protein, with amino-acid sequence MNAAYPSGRKALLRKLLVDFAIMAVIGVVLALIGPLGTFREPIGLRLIAWVLFCFIGYALYSPIDTLAQRLAPALDLPVSALRLAGVLLSSIPMAVVVWVLPRFPGNIDWPGADKAIEHYLYVVVIGGMITFITTLMSPPATEEAGASEAGAPTAAMRRKAQFLERLPPALGSDLIALEMEDHYVRAHTPLGSELILMRMRDAVAELGGIEGMQVHRSWWVARGAVEDVEREGRNVRLVLGNGITAPVSRAKVAVLKDAGWI
- the katG gene encoding catalase/peroxidase HPI; this translates as MDAKTGEMSGGCPFHGDGGTRALFGRTNKDWWPDALDLSILTQEGKSVDPLGEDFDYCEAFNAIDYDALKADLTALMTDSQEWWPADYGHYGPFFIRMAWHAAGTYRTSDGRGGAGSGQQRFAPLNSWPDNGNLDKARRLLWPIKQKYGNHISWADLFVLTGNVAIESMGGPTFGFGGGRKDVYEPETVYWGTEDLWVDQGAETRIIPDEGKALETPLAAIQMGLIYVNPEGPGGNPHDDEGMARDMRETFARMAMNDEETVALTAGGHTFGKAHGAVPADQLSGSPESEALELMGFGWATDADQIGEGHITTSGIEGAWTNTPDKWTENYFRLLLDYDYELVQSPAGANQWQPINPKEEDMAPDARDPSKKVPTMMTTADMQLKRDPEYRKISERFRNDHEAFKDAFARAWFKLTHRDMGPKARYLGPEVPSEDLIWQDPVPAGTKPSDSAVADFKAKVMGSGLSVSELVKAAWASASTYRNSDHRGGANGAHIRFDEIRNWAVNDPEELGKVLAKLDELRGDISMADAIVLAGAAAVEKAAKDGGFDLSVTVSTGRGDARREDFDAESWEPLEPFADGFRNYLKTKATVKTEDMLIDRANLLGLSVPEMTVLLGGLRALGAVSKHADHGNSIGVLTDRPGVLSNDFFVNLLDMGTKWRTVDKSGDEEFVGTDRKSGEEKWRATRTDLVFGSNSQLRALSEVYAANGNEAKFASDFVKAWTKVMDADRFDLKMAKYH